One Primulina eburnea isolate SZY01 chromosome 4, ASM2296580v1, whole genome shotgun sequence genomic window, CTATTAGGAGACAGAGCCAACTCCAGTTTCGAtgacgaaacttctcataaggagggagggatgtaagAACCGGATTTTTTTTTAGCATGCAATTAATAACTATAAGGAAACTTGTAAGATTTGGTTTTTGTATTAAATAAGATATTCATGTGGGAAAATGATTAATTGATGGAATCTTTGTTATCGAGTCAAAAAATACCTACAATAAGGCatgcatattttcgaaaatatgcaaGGGGATATACAAGATTTGGGAAGGACCATCCAAGGCTAGAATAATCAAGGCATGGACTTGGCGATTTTTTTCGAAAATCCACTTATTATTGTGCATAAAGATTGTGGTGCCTAAAgatacaatcacatgcaagaaTTAACCAAAGGAAATTGGAAGAAAATCCCATAATTTAGCCATCATATTTTCGAGAATGACAAGGTGTATTAGAATCAAAATTGGGGAGATTGGGCATGATTTTTGGTAAGATTTGAATACCAACTTTAGCTCCCTTCTCctcccctataaatagtgcATCAACCCTAGTCATTCCCCCACACCTAATTCTCGAAAATCCTTGCTGAAACTCTCGAAAATCCAGCAGCCACCCTAGCCGAAATACTGCTCGAAAATCGTCCCAAGGTCGTCCAAGAATTAAGCCGAAGTGCCGCCCGATCGAAGGACAAGAAGTGATCCAATTCCAGCATCGTGCACTCCACGTTTTTAGCAATTACaaatactgtaagtgggctttttttaaactttaaaatttcGGATTTGTGTATGCATGTTTTCggtttttacaagaaaaataGATAGTCGAGTACAATCTTCCTTCTACTCCTTTCTTGTATTGTGATACGATTTTAaaagcactgtgaggagtcgactgAATACGGGTGAGAATCCCAACCacgacgtacccttacgcgatGGGGGACATacccgctatacggcctcgccctctcagaggagtaaaaattagggactgacatTAGTAAACCGTAGAAAGTAGATGAGTCGCAGTGCCGGGTCaatattatgcatgtttatgaAGTATGTATGCAAGTCATGAAAATCTcgaaatttatgcatgttgttttattgtgctcgatatttcccccacttgctgagtattcccaaatactcaccccccttaCAATCCTTCCCAGATAAGCCCGAAGAAGAACTCGATGATGAGGAGTCCGAACAGTTCTGTGGATGGTGAACGCTAAATGAATTTAgtttaagttattttatttcagttttacgtttccgcattataAATTCTGTCGTTTAGTGATTTGGAGTTGTAAAgacaattttatttcattgaggttatgatttataaactggattcggtttatactgtgttgcaaaggcttgttgttttcggtcgtgtgattgttaaacaacgccggtgtcaactccgagtttcggggcgtgacatcgTAGTCAAGTTATTATGGATGGTGTTCAATTAATAGCAATTGCCAAGTTGCACTGACCTTTTTAACTCAGTTTCCATATGCTGGAATAATCTCATTTGTGTTTTTGGATGCCAaccatttggaaaccgggagaACGTCCAAGATGGATAAAGTTTCTAAAACATAGCACTATTGGTACTATCATATATGGATGTAACCTCAGCATCTAATTTGGTTCCTTCATGCCTGAATCATATCATCAAGGTTGGTTTTAATCGATTTTTGTCTCTCTAGATAAGATTTGAACCTTGAAGTTTCACTCCATCCAGTGACCAGTCATACCTTAATAATCTCCACAGCTTAATCCTTGTATATCAAATTGGTCCGAATTTATATGGCATGGAAAAACCTCGAAGAGAAAGTCTACTATCTAAGTAAACACATTCAAAGCTTGCAAGATTATACGGCAAGGTTCTTCGTGAAGCTCAAGACATGCTTAGAGTAGGAGGCGGAgataagaaaatgtataaaatcaattaaaaacaatgGCAAACTAATTATCTGAGTGGTGGAGCCATTGGTTTCCTAGAATAAGGTTCAAGTTTCGAGCCACATCTGTGCTTACCCTTTGGAGGACTCAACAAGTGTCATGAGAGTCTTGTACCTTCGGACCTTATTTTTAGAAATTTATTCATAGTTTTGCGATCAAGGAATTAAAAGAAATGCCAACTATTTCATCTTATCCATTTTTTCTTGTTGCCGTAAATACTTTCCATTGCACCCGGGTAGCCGTAATTTGTACCAAATGCTTTGACTTGTTTGATCTGCTACTGAAATTTTCACTGGCTATATGTCTTATAGTCTCAAATCTTTTCAGTACGAAAACTTAAAACTGAAAACTGATGTATCTCTGATATTTGTCTTTTGAGGTTTATCAATGGGAAACAGACCTGTAAAGCAAGAGAAGGAAGAGCTACTTTTGAAGATCGTGCCACCCATTGATCGTGCATACGCACGTTGGCTTAACCGGGATCTTGAGAGAATCCATGGCTTCACTCCACGAAATCCTCGGGCCATAAAGCCCCCATACCACTACATTGAACAAATGCGTTTGTGTGGATGGCTAGACCTGGACCTAGACGGTCCCGATCTCGCGCATCTGTTCAAGTAAATAATATTCCCAATCTGTTGTATTTATGATAATGTATCAATAACTCTTGTTTCGAGTGACTTAAATACAATGCAAGCACCATGCATTTAATGGGTTTTGGAAAATCCAAAGAACCCAAAATCAATATTTGGATGTTgggtttttaaaataatcaagaaGGGGGAGGAGGCTGACAGAAGGTGCAACGTCTGTCCTTGCAATTGAGGTGACTCTTTTAACTCTTGGTCTGTTTGTATAAGATGATCAGCTAAAAGAAAAAAACCGAGAGATCTACTCTCGATACTAACCCCTGCGAAGCACGCACACGTGTGTGTGGGCCCACGCTGTCAGCcacttttaaattttaatttaattattattttttagaatGTGACTTAAAAGTGTGTTTTTTGTTGTGTTTCTATTGAGAATCTAAACAAGTGACTTTTATTTTAATGCTTATTGATTAATGTCGTAACCCTTTTTTTTGAGTTAATGAATTCTCAATAATATTTTCATCAAATTATTTGTTACACAAAagcattaattttaaaatttaaaaaaatctccACAATAAGTTACAAAATTCAGAAAGTTTCATAATTTATAAATGTCAATAGAAGTCTTACAAATTAAATCTATAAGATTATGTGAAATTTTTTAGAAATTGAGATTCTACATAGTCAGTAGAAATCTATCCATTCTATTTAGCCCAAATATTGAAAATCGACCAACTATAAAGCTTGCAGAATATGAGAAGGTCCACTGAACAAGCCCATAAGTTATCAGTTGAAGGTCATAACGGAAGAGGTGATCCACGACGCATCATGGGTAGACATGGGAAATGGCCAAACCGCTGAGGGAAGTTGGACAAAAAGGGAACGAAAGAATCAGAAAAGGCCCCCAACAAATCAATACAAAAAACTCTACAGCAACGCTCCTGCAAAATTTCTCTCATTTGCTCTGTTGTTTATTTCTATTTCCAGCAATATTCTTCTATAGATTTTAGTATGTCCATTCAAATTTCATGTAAAAGCTTTGTTCGAATTTATAACAGCATAATAAATGTTGATGTTGTTTATGAATTTCTCCTTTAATTCCATTATATTCCTCATTCCGTGTTCTTATTTTTGGATTCATTTCGAGGGAATTAGAACGAACGATCGAATCGAGAATCGCAACGCTTGATAAATAAGTCAGATTATTTCACAAATTGGCACGAACATGTGCCTGGCATGCTCGTAATTTTCGTGATAAACAAGTTGGCACGCCCGGTGGGACTCAATGCCTCCAAAGCGTACTGAAAAGAATGAAGGAATTCCTCCATCACAGGGGAAATGTCATCGCTCACAGGAAGAAAAAACAGATGTAGAGGGAAGAACAGTTGAAAGGCTCGTACACCAGTTCGAGGAAGAGACTATGAAGGAAGGAGTTTCGTCGAACTTCATGTTGGCCATGGAGAAAAATATCCGCAGCGATCTCAAGGAAATGACTCAAACTTTCGCTATCGTCATGATAAACTTTGTGGTagaaatgaaggaatggagAAAGTCTGCAAAAGGCGAGGTGGTTACACCAGAGAATGACAGACTTCAAGAAACTGATGTTAAATTGTTGAAAGATCAAGGCCAAGGATCAGGAGTTTCTCCAGCAGGTGAAAGTCGCCGCTTGGGGGAGGCACTGATTCCTGAATCTGCCAAGGAAGGAAGATATACTCCTCCGCACAAAAAGGATGAGGAGTTGGGGTTGAAATTCCAGAATTGCAATAACAGTAAACAAATGGCTGCTAAGATTTTCTATGTGACATCTCCTAACTTACATCCAAGGATGTATGGTGATGGGGGAATGCGTGGATTTTCAGCGCCAGGTTCGGGGAATAACACTCGAGGGGCAACTATCATCCTCACCAGTTACGACAAACTCCAGTGTTGGATTTTGAGATGGTACGTGATGTTGTTCAAGAGTTGTATGGCCAAGGAGTGAGGCTAATCGACCGACCAGAATTCCATAGACCCTATCCTGATATTGTGGATCGTGATAACCCTTATCCAAGAGGATACCGCATTCCAGACTTCACGTTATACTCCGGAAAAAAGGTCAATCCAACGTGGAACATGTAGCCAGGTTTTATAATTCAGTGTGGGGAGTTGGCAAATTTGGAGAACTTTTCTAATTACAAGTTACCTTTTCCCCAATTCTCTGATCAGTACTGCTTTCACATGGTATGCAACACTACCTCGAAACTCTATTACGACTTGGCATGATATGGAACATCAATTCCATACACAATTCTTCCGAACAGTACCTGAGATTAGTATAGCGGAATTGTCAAGGGTGGTCCAAAAACCGGGGGAATCTGCCAATGATTTCATTTGTAAATTCAAGAAGGTGCGAAGCAGATGCCAAGTTTTCCTTCCCGAATCAGAATACGTGAAGATGGCACAGCGAGGGCtcgattttgaacttagaaagaAGTTCCAAGGGATGGAATTCCGTGATTTTTATGAACTTGCTGCCAAAGTGTCAGAGTATGAGGAATTGTTATGAGAAGAGAATCATAAAAAAATGTCTACAGTGGGCTCTTATTTCCAGGAAGTGGAGGAAGTTGCATTGGCAGAAGTAGCAAATTCCGGATCACGCACTGTCCCTTTCTTGAAGCGCAAGAGTGAAGAACTTTCCAAGAAAAACATTCCTCCAGTGCTAACTCCCTATATTTTCGATGCATCAAAGACGGAGGAAATCATCACTTAGTGAAGGAAAAGTTCATAACATTCCCCTCAGATCACAAGCTACCCACGAAAGAGGAGTTGAAAGGAAGAGATTACTGAAAGAATCAACAAGGGAGTCCTGAAATTTCCCGAGAAAAAGGAAGCAATGATAGTGGATGAAGATCATTTTCCTCCGGTGGCCAATGTGAACATGAGCAACACTGACTTGCGTTTCTTGATCAATGAGAGGAGAAGAAATGGGGACGGGGACATGTCCATTAAACCAAGTTTTACCGTAAAGAAGTGTTAGGTACCTCGAAAAATGATATTTGAGGTTAAGGAGAAGAAGACAGAGGTTGTTCATGGAAAAGACCGCTATTACAGTAGGGACGATCTGCATTATACTGGGAGGAATATGAGGTATGACAGGGGATCCATGGCCAAAAGGTCGGAGAACCAGTACCTCAGAAGAGGCCCATGTCCTTGGTCGACGAATGGCGAAAGAGGAGCTGACCGGCAGTCATTTCAGAAGACAAGACAAAGGCCATCTTTTCTGGACActgataaaaaatatgaaaggAAGTCCCGTTTTATTGTTCCTCCTAGAGCAGTCCCCGATGGCGTATGGAAACAGGTAGAGCATCCAAAATTTCCAAAATCTCTTTCTCGGACCCAGAAACGACGACTACTAAGGGAGAAAGCTGCTGAGCGCAGGTCTAAGGTGGAGGAATCGTTCAAAGAGAAAGAGAAATTTGAGAGGAAGGCCACCGAAGATaatgaagaagaagatgatgacTTGCTGTCTGAGGAAGACAGTGAACTGGTCAGTAAAACTACATTCAAAGTGGGGCAGATTCttgtttcatttgagtgtgcCACTGGCTCGTTTATGTTGCCAGAGGAGTTTAAAAGCAAAAGAACGTTTGAATCCGATGTATTCACCGGAAATCAAAGTGGTGCAGAATCTGTTcaaattgatattttgaatgaaAGCGTCGGTGTTCTTGTTGATGAAGAGAAAAGAGTGTTGATGAAGCGACCCACCAACGAAATGACTAAACATATCGAACCACTCTACATTGTAGCGCATGTTAATAGAAAGCCGTTGTCTAGAGTCCTGATAGATAATGGGTCTGCTGTGAACATTTTACCATACAGAATCTTTCAGAAGTCGGGAAAGAATGTGGAAGAATTGATTCCTACCGAAGTCTCTGTGGTGGCTTTTACGGGAGAATTTACAAAAACTTTGGGTGTGTTTCCAGCAAACGTTACTGTAGGGTCCCGATCTTCGCTGTCAGCCTTTTTTGTGGTCAATTCCAGTACTAGCTTCCATGCTTTGTTGGGGAGAGATTGGATTCACACCAATCAGTGTGTGCCATCCTCCATGCACCAATTATTGCTGTTGTGGAAAAGGGATGAGGTGGAAGTGGTACAAGCTGATTCGCAGCCGTATCAGTCTAATTCCAATGCCGTGGAAGCTTGATATTATGATGGAGCTTTTGGTCCAATTAAGTTTCGTAACTACAAGGTGCATGGACAACCAGGAGCAGTGTACATGGACACTCAAAAGGTTAAAGAAACAGTTGAGAAGGTTCTCAAATCTACTGCCATGGTCTCTCCTAGACCCATGGTCCGACCTATTATCGAGGAGGTCGATGACTAAGTTCACTAAAGAAGATATGGAAGTCGCTGCAACTTCCGAGACGAAAGTCAAAATACAGCAGTTAGTGAACGAAGTGCAGTCTCAGGAATTATGGAATATCGATGGGGTTGAAGTGATATTTGAGGAGGAATGTAGAGGTAGCAATGAAGAAGAGTTACAAATGGAGGATTTAATTTTAGCACCGGATCAGATGAAAGATCGACAGCCGGAGACAAATGGTTCATAAGATGGAATAGATGAAAAATATTGTACAAAGTAGGCTGGATGGCCACTTTGGTTAGTATTGTCATATTAACTCATAAGAAGTTTTTGTAAATATGTGAGGAAAAGCCATTTCTTGATGAAGTGGTTCGTAAATAATGATGGAGCATtgtgaataaataaaatgattgcTCATGGAATCCGGTGTAGTTGATATATtttgagaggactattcgttgTGTTGGTTGGCCAAATTGATGAAAAAGTGAAGTTTGTTTATGGCATATCTTGAAACCTTGGAGACTATTGTTTGAAAATGTGTTTAACAGTTGGTtggtaacaagcagtattgtcCGGCCATGTTTGCATCAATGTTGGAAAAAAAACAGGCTATTTGCCGTTTGTTTAGCTTTTAGaaaattttggcagagtttccCTTATAAATGTGAAATACCAAAAATACTAATACATGCAAACAAATCACAAGAAGCATGTATTATGTTAACAACATGTTTCCAATAACAAAGTTTGGCTTTCAAGCCACTTTTTCAAGTCTACACATCAGAAAAACACTTGTCAAACCATGGCAAACAAGTACACAAAAGTACACCTACTGTCTCTAGCCTacgtattttatttcttttcaaTGTGTATGGCACTCCACACATATATGCTCAGTCAGTTGCAAAGATATTCATCCAAGTTTGCAAATTTATTTTGGATTAACCGGCGGCACTCACAAAAGGCAAGATTTTCCATTGGTATTTAAGGTACTGCTTGCATCTTCCTTTGAGATAAATCATCGATCTTTCCAACTATGTTCCTGCGAAATAAATGGGACCACATGAGAAATAGTAGAGTGTTGATCAACAAATCTATGTTTGTGTGTGCTATATGTTTTCATTGATGTGGCACGCGTCACTTTTTTGTGAGATGGAATGAATCTTGCCATTTTGAATTTATGGCTTGCAAGAAATTCCAGAAAATGGGATCTCATCCTCAATGAATTTGGTGGAGCATGCTGGTGCAATTCTTGTAAACATATGGAAGATTACATAAGTTTCACAAGTTATAGACCAAGCTCTGAATATGCATACCAATGGAGCCACTCTGTTGAGATGCAAGCAGTGGGTGTTGCAAGGTGTAACTCATAAAAAACTCATTCAGACATATTCACAAACACCTTGAGTGCATCATGAAATGTGATATATTTTACAATGTTTTTGAGATAGGAGATTGGATAAATGGCGAAACATACCTACCTTGAGAAGGTGTGGCTTGATGTAAAGGAGATTGATGATGACAAATTTCAGAAACTTGAATGGCATCACAAAGTCTATGGAGCGGCAGTTTCTTCGGGAAAATCGGTGGGCACCGATGGAGGTTTTGGGGAATTGACAAAGAAAGAGAAAAAGAAGGGTTCAAGGAAGGTGAGAGGAATTAGGGGGTTCAGGGAATGCACACTTGGATCTAACTTGATGGAAGAAAGACATGAACCTCGATCATTTCATCTTCAAGTCCATAGAACCACTCCCTTCTCAATCATAAGATTCCAGGCGGTCTGTGAAGAGCTATTTTGGCCGATTGAGCCAAATTAGTATAATTCCCAAATAGCCAAAATTGGGCCAAAAATGGCCAAAGTGACCATTGGCCCAAATTGGCTAGGGTGCAGTTGTTTAGCCCAAATATCGAAAATCCACCAACTATAAGGCTTGCAGAATATGAGAAAGCCTACTGAACAAGTCCATAAGTTATCAGTTGAAGGCCATAACGGAAGAGGTGATCCAAGACGCATCATGGGTAGACGTGGGAAATGGCCAAACCGCTTAGGGAAGTTGGACAAAAAGGGAACGAAAGAATCAAAAAAGGCCCCCAACAAATCAATACAAAAAACTCTACAACAACGCTCCTGCAAAATTTCTTTCATTTGCTCTGTTGTTTATTTCTATTTCCAGCAATCTTCTTCTATATATTTTAGTATGTCCATTCAAATTTCATGTAAAAGCTTTGTTCGAATTTATAACAGCATAATAAATGTTGATGCTGTTTAtgaatttcttctttaattccaTTATATTCCTCATTCCGTGTTCTTATTTTTGGAGTCATTTCGAGGGAAATAGAACGAACGATCGAATCGAGAGTCGCAACGCTAGATAAAGAAGTCAGATTATTTCACAAATTGGCACGAacacgtgcctggcacgccTGCAATTTTTGTGATAAACACATTCACAAAAGCATTTCTTAATTGGATACCGGTAGAATAGTTCAACCGGACAATCAGACTGAAaatctattatatatataaaataataatataatataataaaaaatattttaaattctaaatatcttaaatatgtatataaataataaaaaaatatatttatcaaaatttaaaatctaaacaatatatatataaccaaatataattatatttttatttttatttaaaaaattaaatcaaaataaactctaatattattaaaataatatttttaataaattttaaaatctgaataattatatatataactaaaaataaaatttaaattataaaaaataatgttttataaaaaatataagaaaataatcaaattttaattttttttttaaaagtgatAATCGGTCAAATCGGTTTTAACCGACCCCACGAGTTTTTACCTATTTGAATGATTTGACCGGTTTAATCATAAAACCTATTTTTAGACTAGGTCCAGATCGGACCTATTGTCGGTCCTTGGTCGAACCAaccaatataattttaaaaacaatgAACAAAAGtatgttatttaaaaaaatcagtaAATGTGTCGAATAAACCCTAACTTTTGTTTcagaattaatttttgaaaatctgAACAATTCTCCTTTAAATAATAATAGAactttattttcatttaataaaaatattctaaaaatttattttagtaaatttatatATTCTCGTGTCACTATCATATACAtttccaaaatttttaaaaccaataaaaaattttctttaatttttatctAAACTTTTAGATTTTCAAATGATTATATCAATGTTTTCAAAACCGGACCGGACCGGCCGGTTGGACCGGTTCAACCGCGAACCGGCCTCCAGACCGGTCCAGACATAAATAAAAACCCGGAAAACAGGTTTAACCGGAAAAAATCGGTTAAAACCCGGTTCAACCGGAAAAACCGGAAACCGGCCGGTCTTCAGGAACCGGCCGGGTCtgtgaaattataaaaaaaattgcccagagatcggcgacggttatttcaaaaaccgtcgctatatagcgacggttaagaAATAACCGTCgatattaagcgacggtttttaaaaaacttgATGTTTGctactttttttataattaatcttgaTGTTTACTTGGGCACTTAAACTTGATCATCACTATTTGGTTACATGTTATGTgtaatttggatttttgaatttgaaaagtgatgtttattttgatatttgttgtaattttcattataaaaattaaataaaaactataaaaacataaataatcaatattttactattttatttattatataaaataaataaaatattaattttattgatccggttcgaccgtccggtggaaccggttgaaccattttttaaggCTTGACCGGTTCGATTAACGGTCCGGTTATAAAAACACTGGATTATATCAttcttaatataaaaattatataataaagcattaattaaaaataattaacacAAAAATATCACATATATGTACGACATCGCGTTCAAATGATcgctaattaattattaaattgaaATGTATTATGAatgtattaaataaaataatatctattattatatattaaatttgaaGCACATATACTAAGGGGTGTATTCATTCTATATTTTCAAAgatttttaatgactttttttaaatgatgaacttttgtggagttgatggatttttattgacttttatggaatttcatagaattttaaaaaaaaattcataaactcttatatatttttttaaagattattgTAGACTTTTGTAAACTTTTTCATAGAATTATATGAATTTTGTagtttataattgtgattttttttattaatttttttaaaataattattggacatagaTAACCTcttcaattttaaattatttttttatttatgaatgtaAAGGAATTTTActtacttaaaagttaaatcaatttaatttgtgaaaaacgacaaatgaactatccaatttattgaaatcaaaatttcaattctttatgtcaattcaatatattaatgaacaatatttttatacgttcataataaaattttattaaaataacactcaaaataatgagtagtcttttataaaaaaatctaaTCATTAATGACAATTTGATCAACATCGTTCTACATTCCATTGGCTATGGTATCCCTCAATGTATTAGCATTTGCTCGCTGTTGTTTTTGAGTATTAAATAACTGATCAAAGTCGTCACCTTCATAAACTTGTGCTGATGAAGACAATTGAGCTTCATTATCTGgttcaatttgaaattcatcaaatTAACACTTCTTTCAAAGAAGATTGTGTAATATAGCACATGCCAATACAAGCCATGTTAGGGGTggaaaaaataccgaattttcggtatactGAGATTATcgtaacaaaaaaatattgaatttaccgaattttaagtataccgaaaatttcggtacggtaaCAATACCGAATTTTTCGGTACGATAACGATAtccaatttgaaaattttggtatATACCAAAATACcggaaaaatatacaaaaattttaaaatatataatattttaaaacaataaattataatttt contains:
- the LOC140831057 gene encoding uncharacterized protein isoform X1, with product MVNFCSQQSFMLNFSAFLCAKTDFFAGLSMGNRPVKQEKEELLLKIVPPIDRAYARWLNRDLERIHGFTPRNPRAIKPPYHYIEQMRLCGWLDLDLDGPDLAHLFK
- the LOC140831057 gene encoding uncharacterized protein isoform X3, whose protein sequence is MGNRPVKQEKEELLLKIVPPIDRAYARWLNRDLERIHGFTPRNPRAIKPPYHYIEQMRLCGWLDLDLDGPDLAHLFK
- the LOC140831057 gene encoding uncharacterized protein isoform X2, with product MPESYHQGLSMGNRPVKQEKEELLLKIVPPIDRAYARWLNRDLERIHGFTPRNPRAIKPPYHYIEQMRLCGWLDLDLDGPDLAHLFK